In a single window of the Flavobacterium sp. W4I14 genome:
- a CDS encoding MoxR-like ATPase (product_source=KO:K03924; cath_funfam=1.10.8.300,3.40.50.300; cog=COG0714; ko=KO:K03924; pfam=PF07726,PF17863; smart=SM00382; superfamily=52540), whose product MEQEQFNPRTDLSALNEAVNQIRNVLGNIIIGQKQVIDFLIVGLLADGHILIEGVPGVAKTLSAKLLAKSIDAQFSRVQFTPDLMPSDVLGTPVFNTKTGDFEFRKGPIFGNIILVDEINRAPAKTQSALFEVMEERQVTIDGHTYIMDEPFMVLATQNPIEQEGTYRLPEAQLDRFLFKIEVKYPSLKEETAILMAQHTLVNKTLLNEIKPVLSVKQIQEARAIIRNLFVEPKLLEFIAKIVNETRNNSSLYLGASPRASLAIVHSAKAFAAIQNRDFVTPEDIIAVAGPVLAHRILLSPEKEMEGLTTSDIVNQIIKKIEVPR is encoded by the coding sequence ATGGAACAAGAACAGTTTAACCCACGTACCGATTTAAGCGCCTTAAATGAAGCTGTAAATCAAATTAGAAATGTACTTGGAAATATCATTATCGGCCAAAAACAGGTTATTGATTTCTTAATTGTTGGTTTGCTTGCCGACGGGCATATCTTAATTGAGGGCGTACCTGGAGTAGCCAAAACGCTGAGCGCAAAGTTGCTCGCAAAATCTATTGATGCACAATTTTCGAGGGTTCAATTTACCCCCGATTTGATGCCGTCTGATGTTTTAGGAACCCCGGTTTTTAATACCAAAACAGGAGATTTCGAATTTAGGAAAGGCCCTATTTTTGGCAATATTATTCTGGTTGATGAAATAAACCGTGCACCGGCAAAAACCCAATCGGCCTTGTTCGAGGTAATGGAAGAGCGCCAGGTAACCATAGATGGCCATACCTATATCATGGATGAGCCTTTTATGGTATTGGCCACACAGAACCCGATTGAGCAGGAAGGAACATATCGCTTACCTGAAGCACAATTGGATAGGTTTTTATTCAAAATAGAGGTTAAATACCCTTCGCTAAAGGAAGAAACTGCCATTTTAATGGCTCAGCACACTTTAGTTAATAAAACATTATTAAACGAAATAAAACCAGTATTGTCGGTTAAACAGATACAAGAGGCGAGAGCGATCATCCGTAATCTCTTTGTAGAACCAAAATTACTGGAGTTTATCGCCAAAATCGTAAATGAAACCCGCAACAATTCGTCACTTTATCTGGGCGCTTCACCAAGGGCATCTTTAGCAATTGTACACAGTGCAAAAGCTTTCGCAGCTATTCAGAACCGCGATTTTGTAACACCTGAAGATATTATTGCCGTTGCGGGCCCTGTATTGGCGCACAGGATTTTGTTATCACCTGAAAAAGAAATGGAAGGATTAACTACAAGCGACATTGTTAACCAGATTATTAAAAAAATCGAAGTACCAAGATAA
- a CDS encoding GNAT superfamily N-acetyltransferase (product_source=COG0454; cath_funfam=3.40.630.30; cog=COG0454; pfam=PF00583; superfamily=55729), producing MQNDFKIERLDNQSCEAIIGLILPIQQIEFNVDIDLAAQPDLLDIEKNYDGSGGAFWGAKLNGELIGTIALIAVPEHQSGAIRKMFVKKEFRGKDLGVAQVLLKTLLAYCEDNNLNEVYLGTKDILQAACRFYERNGFKSVAMENLPVYFPRMAVDNVFYSLDLKSL from the coding sequence ATGCAAAACGACTTTAAAATTGAACGGTTAGATAATCAATCCTGTGAAGCGATTATTGGGTTAATTCTGCCCATCCAACAAATAGAATTTAATGTAGATATAGACCTGGCAGCACAGCCGGATTTGTTGGATATAGAAAAAAATTATGATGGCTCAGGCGGTGCTTTTTGGGGTGCAAAACTAAATGGTGAATTGATTGGTACCATTGCCTTAATTGCTGTTCCTGAGCATCAATCGGGGGCAATCAGAAAAATGTTTGTTAAAAAGGAGTTCCGAGGGAAAGATTTGGGTGTTGCGCAAGTTTTATTGAAAACACTTCTAGCCTACTGTGAGGATAATAACCTGAATGAGGTATATTTGGGTACAAAAGACATATTGCAGGCCGCCTGCCGCTTTTATGAACGTAACGGATTTAAATCAGTTGCAATGGAAAATCTGCCGGTTTACTTCCCTCGGATGGCTGTAGACAATGTTTTTTATAGCCTGGATTTAAAATCTCTTTAA
- a CDS encoding hypothetical protein (product_source=Hypo-rule applied; superfamily=57667; transmembrane_helix_parts=Inside_1_11,TMhelix_12_31,Outside_32_110) → MKKHRQNFKKYLSAFMLIVFAIALTPWSVLHHHNPLPVAQKEVNCKHVSHVQAHGDTCLICNASFEKNYVQTHHIYRIFLSAKIFSQTEPTLKNAFTEIKRTCLRGPPLA, encoded by the coding sequence TTGAAAAAGCATAGACAAAACTTTAAGAAATACTTATCGGCATTTATGCTGATCGTATTTGCTATTGCTTTAACTCCCTGGAGTGTACTTCACCACCACAACCCTCTTCCGGTTGCGCAGAAAGAGGTCAACTGTAAACATGTTAGCCACGTGCAGGCCCATGGCGATACCTGTTTAATCTGTAATGCTAGTTTTGAAAAAAATTATGTGCAAACGCACCACATTTACAGAATCTTCTTATCGGCCAAAATTTTTAGCCAAACCGAGCCTACCTTAAAGAATGCCTTTACCGAAATAAAGCGCACTTGCTTAAGAGGTCCTCCTTTAGCTTAA
- a CDS encoding hypothetical protein (product_source=Hypo-rule applied; cath_funfam=3.90.20.20; pfam=PF04245; superfamily=47473), giving the protein MISFFEASLKQLSIHHTGNKLLEEYYKLSDAPLKIDDELLGNLLMQYFLKPFEKVNEVYRFYHPNDNLELNEVFHFVHEIFENNELFHEDSQQLAKHLYDVANHPKIKSGELYVAYFEKVQIEGEQLDVVGVFKSETKDTYLKVYPEQDGFNVSYEQEAISINKLDKGCLIFNVDKEEGYKVVVLDQSKSSNDSAVYWKDEFLKLKIRNDSYNQTNNVLGVYKNFVTQKLEDDYEISKADKIDLLNRSMKYFKEKETFDIEEFGNEVIGNAEGIESFKNYKKNYEQEYESPIADNFEIAESAVKKQARAYKSVLKLDKNFHIYIHGNKDMIEKGYDDDKSMNFYKVYFREEE; this is encoded by the coding sequence ATGATTTCATTTTTCGAGGCTTCACTTAAGCAACTTTCTATCCACCACACAGGCAATAAATTGCTTGAAGAGTATTACAAATTATCTGATGCCCCTCTAAAAATTGATGATGAATTGTTGGGAAACCTGTTGATGCAGTATTTCTTAAAACCTTTCGAAAAAGTAAATGAAGTCTACCGTTTTTATCATCCTAACGATAACCTGGAGTTGAACGAAGTATTCCATTTCGTTCATGAAATTTTCGAGAACAATGAACTTTTTCACGAAGATTCGCAACAACTGGCCAAACATTTATACGATGTAGCCAACCACCCAAAAATTAAATCTGGCGAGTTGTATGTCGCTTATTTTGAAAAGGTGCAGATAGAAGGCGAGCAATTGGATGTGGTTGGCGTTTTCAAATCTGAAACAAAAGATACTTACCTAAAAGTTTATCCTGAACAGGATGGCTTTAATGTAAGTTACGAGCAAGAAGCCATCAGCATTAATAAATTGGATAAAGGCTGCCTGATTTTTAACGTTGATAAAGAAGAAGGTTACAAAGTTGTGGTGTTGGATCAATCGAAAAGTAGCAACGATTCTGCTGTTTACTGGAAAGATGAATTCTTGAAGCTGAAAATCAGGAACGATAGTTATAACCAAACCAATAATGTTTTAGGGGTTTACAAAAACTTCGTTACGCAGAAACTTGAAGATGATTACGAAATCAGCAAAGCGGATAAAATCGATCTCTTAAACCGCTCGATGAAGTATTTCAAAGAAAAAGAAACCTTTGATATTGAGGAATTCGGTAATGAGGTAATTGGTAATGCCGAAGGGATTGAATCATTCAAAAACTATAAGAAGAATTACGAGCAAGAGTACGAAAGCCCGATTGCTGATAATTTTGAAATCGCTGAATCTGCCGTTAAAAAACAGGCCCGTGCATATAAAAGCGTATTAAAGCTGGATAAGAACTTTCATATCTATATCCATGGCAATAAAGATATGATCGAAAAAGGTTACGACGATGATAAATCGATGAACTTTTACAAGGTGTATTTTAGGGAAGAGGAATAG
- a CDS encoding thiol-disulfide isomerase/thioredoxin (product_source=COG0526; cath_funfam=3.40.30.10; cog=COG0526; pfam=PF08534; superfamily=52833; transmembrane_helix_parts=Inside_1_6,TMhelix_7_26,Outside_27_190) gives MKFIRKNIFNALFVIILLIIVFVPDAKAFLIRGLMEIGFYSPKVESPKENATSLNGIQFKDAKGNVIDLGDLKGKVIFLNFWATWCPPCRAEMPSINKLYAQFKDDKNVVFIFADADGDFVKSSKFMADHKYAMPVYKVESEIPEKIFAGALPTTVIFDKQGRLSFRHEGVANYADKKIADFLDKLKNTK, from the coding sequence ATGAAATTTATCAGGAAAAATATATTTAACGCGTTATTTGTCATCATCCTTTTGATAATTGTTTTTGTACCTGATGCAAAAGCATTTTTAATTAGGGGATTAATGGAAATTGGTTTTTATTCGCCAAAAGTTGAAAGCCCAAAGGAAAATGCGACGAGTCTAAACGGAATCCAGTTTAAGGATGCAAAAGGAAATGTGATTGATCTTGGCGATTTAAAAGGAAAAGTCATTTTTCTTAATTTCTGGGCAACCTGGTGTCCGCCATGCAGGGCTGAAATGCCTTCGATCAATAAATTGTATGCCCAGTTTAAAGATGATAAAAATGTTGTTTTCATTTTTGCAGATGCAGATGGCGATTTTGTGAAATCGAGCAAGTTCATGGCCGACCATAAATATGCGATGCCGGTTTATAAAGTAGAAAGTGAGATTCCTGAAAAAATATTTGCTGGCGCTTTGCCAACAACAGTTATCTTTGATAAACAGGGCAGATTGTCTTTCAGGCATGAAGGCGTAGCCAATTATGCAGATAAAAAGATTGCCGACTTTCTCGATAAGTTAAAGAACACAAAATAA
- a CDS encoding uncharacterized protein (DUF58 family) (product_source=COG1721; cog=COG1721; pfam=PF01882; superfamily=53300; transmembrane_helix_parts=Inside_1_16,TMhelix_17_39,Outside_40_43,TMhelix_44_61,Inside_62_448) has product MKKFFQQYYNNLFLSDRLFAALGLCIVLFLLKFFFAWLGDIPEIATGAIFVLFFIDIFILYRNTQGIDAKRITSKRLSNGDENPIQIEIRNSYGFGVNARVIDEVPFQFQLRDKDFKLHLKSAEVKSIHYNLRPTKRGEYDFGFIRAYISSPLGLINRRYNFDGAKILPVFPSFINLGQYELMAASRYLTEFGIKKIRKIGQSSEFDQIKNYVGGDDIRTINWKATARKGGLMVNTYTDEKSQNIYCVIDKSRVMRMPFEGLSLLDYAINATVALSKVAMLKEDKAGLITISENIGAVVPADRKASQLGSIMNVLYKEKTRYLESNLEALYSAVRSVVKQRGLLVFFTNFESLSALQRQLPYLKRIAKYHLLVVVFFENTELKELSTAPAKDVEGIYHKTIAEKFIYEKKLMVKELNKHGILAILTPPQKLTVNVINQYLALKAQQRI; this is encoded by the coding sequence TTGAAAAAATTCTTTCAGCAATATTATAACAATCTATTCCTAAGCGATCGCTTATTTGCAGCTCTAGGCCTCTGCATTGTGCTTTTTTTGTTGAAGTTCTTTTTTGCCTGGCTGGGCGATATCCCTGAAATTGCCACTGGCGCCATATTTGTTTTATTTTTTATCGATATTTTTATTCTATACCGAAATACCCAAGGAATTGATGCTAAAAGAATTACCTCGAAACGTTTGAGTAATGGCGATGAAAATCCAATACAAATCGAAATCAGGAATAGTTATGGATTTGGGGTAAATGCCAGGGTGATTGATGAAGTACCTTTTCAGTTTCAACTTCGGGATAAAGATTTTAAACTTCACCTGAAATCTGCTGAAGTAAAATCGATCCACTACAACCTGCGACCAACGAAACGTGGTGAATATGATTTTGGCTTTATTAGGGCGTACATCAGTTCACCTCTGGGTTTAATCAACCGCCGTTATAATTTTGATGGCGCCAAGATCCTGCCTGTTTTTCCTTCTTTTATTAATCTTGGTCAATATGAATTAATGGCCGCTTCACGCTATCTTACAGAATTCGGGATTAAAAAGATCAGGAAGATTGGACAAAGCAGCGAATTTGACCAGATTAAAAATTATGTTGGTGGCGACGATATCCGAACCATTAACTGGAAAGCTACAGCCAGAAAAGGTGGCTTAATGGTGAATACCTATACAGATGAAAAGTCGCAGAATATTTATTGCGTTATTGATAAATCGCGTGTAATGCGCATGCCTTTTGAAGGATTAAGCCTACTCGACTACGCTATAAATGCAACCGTTGCACTTTCGAAAGTGGCCATGCTTAAAGAAGATAAAGCAGGTTTAATTACGATATCTGAAAATATCGGTGCTGTTGTACCAGCAGATCGTAAAGCTTCTCAGCTTGGCAGCATCATGAATGTGCTTTACAAAGAAAAAACAAGATACCTGGAGAGTAATCTTGAGGCACTATACTCCGCGGTACGATCAGTAGTGAAACAAAGGGGTCTTTTGGTTTTCTTTACCAATTTCGAAAGTTTGTCTGCCCTGCAAAGACAGTTGCCTTATTTAAAAAGAATAGCCAAGTACCACTTATTGGTGGTTGTATTTTTCGAAAATACTGAACTAAAAGAATTAAGCACAGCACCTGCAAAAGATGTAGAAGGCATTTACCATAAAACCATTGCCGAGAAATTTATCTACGAGAAAAAACTAATGGTTAAGGAACTCAACAAACACGGCATTTTAGCCATCCTTACCCCTCCCCAAAAACTTACAGTTAATGTAATTAACCAGTATTTGGCATTAAAGGCACAACAGCGGATTTAG
- a CDS encoding iron complex outermembrane receptor protein (product_source=KO:K02014; cath_funfam=2.170.130.10,2.60.40.1120; cleavage_site_network=SignalP-TM; cog=COG1629; ko=KO:K02014; pfam=PF00593,PF07715,PF13715; superfamily=49464,56935; transmembrane_helix_parts=Inside_1_6,TMhelix_7_25,Outside_26_770), whose protein sequence is MKKLQLIGLVILYTLLSSTVFAATLKNITGKVIDASSKQTLPGATIFIPDLKVSAVTNNDGEFTLNNLPSKGSYLVEVHYVGYKTATQVVNFASAAGLEFSLQPTAIETKEIVITGSLISSTSKRNSASSAVIGKDQLLQPSTNLIDALTKIPGVSQITTGPSISKPVIRGLGYNRIVTLDDGIKQQGQQWGDEHGIEIDQFKSDRVEVLRGAASLMYGSDALGGVINLLEPSTAPEGQIKGEFITNYSTNNGLTANSLMLNGNENGFVWRARGTYKNAYSFKTPTGYFPNSGFNETDLSGMVGLNKSWGYTHLNVSNFHNNIGFYEPTLDDNGNFVKEDGSAFTNDDYKNRTLEYPRQDIRHFKIALNNNFIIGNGNLKADFGYQQNQRRELDGPDPALFFDLKTYNADVKYYIHETNGWQPVFGVSVDDAHSQNKGTEFLIPAYDTFGLGAFAYAKKNWENSTFSIGARYDFRKNNGKQLFDDGEELFAPFKNKFSNVSGALGFTHQFNEEWNFKANVGSAFRAPNPAELGSNGVHEGTFRYEIGNSALSPERSYQVDAALEYEGKIVSASASVYNNYIHNYIYASNNGEQRDVDGTLFQVYRYGQVNANLYGAEASLTIHPVPFIHFENTFGYVHAQNNTLNRPLSFIPAGTLRNELRFEPKLKGTNDAYLSVGINSAFKQTRVDDVFETPTSGYTLLNAGIGATFNLGKQPIKLSVSANNLLDQKYYDALSRFKPGRFDQENPNLGVYNTGRNITFGLYVPFTLVK, encoded by the coding sequence ATGAAAAAATTACAGCTTATTGGCTTGGTAATTCTATATACATTATTAAGCAGCACTGTTTTTGCTGCCACTTTGAAGAATATAACTGGTAAGGTTATTGATGCCAGCAGCAAACAAACGTTGCCAGGAGCAACCATTTTTATCCCTGATTTAAAGGTTTCGGCAGTAACCAACAATGACGGAGAATTTACGTTGAATAACCTTCCTTCAAAAGGAAGTTATCTAGTTGAGGTACACTATGTAGGCTATAAAACCGCTACGCAGGTGGTAAACTTTGCCAGCGCAGCTGGATTAGAATTTTCTTTACAACCTACTGCAATAGAAACAAAGGAGATTGTAATTACCGGAAGTTTGATCAGCAGTACGAGCAAAAGAAACAGTGCTTCTTCTGCAGTAATTGGCAAGGATCAGCTTTTACAGCCTTCAACCAATTTAATTGATGCGTTGACTAAAATACCCGGTGTATCGCAGATTACTACTGGTCCATCTATTTCCAAGCCTGTAATCAGAGGCCTTGGTTACAACAGAATTGTAACTTTAGATGATGGGATAAAACAACAAGGCCAGCAATGGGGCGATGAGCACGGTATTGAAATTGATCAGTTTAAATCAGACCGCGTTGAAGTTTTACGTGGCGCAGCATCGTTAATGTACGGCTCTGATGCACTCGGTGGCGTAATTAACCTATTAGAGCCAAGTACCGCACCCGAAGGGCAGATTAAAGGTGAATTTATTACCAATTACTCTACAAATAATGGCCTTACCGCTAACTCGTTAATGTTAAATGGTAACGAAAACGGGTTTGTTTGGAGAGCCCGTGGAACGTATAAAAATGCTTATTCTTTTAAAACACCAACAGGTTACTTCCCTAATTCGGGCTTTAACGAAACCGATTTAAGTGGTATGGTAGGTTTAAATAAAAGCTGGGGTTATACCCACTTAAATGTTTCTAACTTTCATAACAACATTGGCTTTTATGAGCCGACTTTAGATGACAATGGAAATTTTGTAAAAGAAGATGGTAGCGCTTTTACCAACGATGATTATAAAAACCGTACTCTAGAATACCCGCGTCAGGATATCCGCCACTTTAAAATTGCATTGAACAACAATTTCATTATCGGTAACGGTAATTTGAAAGCTGATTTTGGCTATCAGCAAAACCAACGCCGTGAATTAGATGGACCAGATCCTGCCTTATTCTTCGATCTTAAAACTTACAACGCAGACGTGAAATACTACATCCACGAAACCAATGGATGGCAGCCTGTTTTTGGTGTAAGTGTAGATGATGCACATAGCCAAAATAAAGGAACAGAATTTTTAATTCCAGCTTATGATACTTTTGGTTTAGGCGCTTTTGCTTATGCGAAGAAAAACTGGGAAAATAGCACATTTAGTATTGGTGCCCGTTACGATTTTAGAAAAAACAACGGAAAACAATTGTTTGATGACGGAGAAGAGCTTTTTGCACCTTTCAAAAATAAGTTTTCCAATGTAAGTGGCGCATTGGGCTTTACGCACCAATTTAACGAAGAATGGAACTTTAAAGCCAATGTGGGTTCTGCATTCCGCGCACCGAATCCAGCAGAATTAGGCTCAAACGGCGTACACGAAGGTACATTTAGATATGAAATAGGTAACTCGGCCTTAAGCCCTGAGCGCAGTTACCAGGTTGATGCTGCTTTAGAATATGAGGGAAAAATTGTGAGCGCAAGCGCCAGTGTATACAATAACTACATCCACAATTACATTTATGCTTCGAACAATGGCGAACAAAGAGACGTTGATGGTACACTATTCCAAGTTTATCGTTACGGGCAGGTTAATGCAAACCTTTATGGAGCAGAAGCCAGCTTAACCATTCACCCGGTTCCATTCATCCACTTCGAAAATACTTTTGGATACGTACACGCACAGAACAATACTTTAAACAGGCCACTTTCATTTATTCCTGCAGGAACTTTGAGAAACGAGCTGCGTTTCGAGCCTAAACTTAAAGGGACAAATGATGCCTACCTATCTGTTGGTATCAACTCGGCATTTAAACAAACACGTGTGGATGATGTTTTCGAAACGCCAACCAGCGGTTATACGCTATTAAACGCAGGTATTGGCGCTACATTTAATTTGGGCAAACAGCCGATCAAGCTATCTGTTTCGGCCAACAACTTGTTAGATCAGAAATATTATGATGCTTTAAGCAGATTTAAACCAGGCCGTTTTGATCAGGAAAATCCTAATTTGGGTGTTTACAATACCGGTAGAAATATCACTTTCGGATTGTATGTTCCTTTTACGCTGGTAAAATAA
- a CDS encoding DNA-binding MarR family transcriptional regulator (product_source=COG1846; cath_funfam=1.10.10.10; cog=COG1846; smart=SM00347; superfamily=46785), whose product MEQNVIDASGLLAISTRLQRLSDQIRKDGLLIYKSFGIDFQPKWFPVLYTLYKKSTMNVVSLSDEIGYAHPSTISLLKELEKEKLIRSKKDKVDTRKRLVELTEKGTALLSTMEPVWDVIIKATAEITNTQNNLMKAINEVEASLKEKSFLQRAEVYMKK is encoded by the coding sequence ATGGAACAAAATGTAATTGATGCTTCTGGCTTATTGGCCATTTCTACCCGCTTACAAAGGCTGAGCGATCAGATCCGTAAAGATGGCCTGTTGATTTATAAATCATTCGGAATTGATTTTCAGCCAAAATGGTTTCCTGTACTGTATACTTTGTATAAAAAATCGACGATGAACGTGGTTTCGCTGTCAGATGAAATTGGTTATGCACATCCTTCAACCATCAGTTTGTTAAAAGAATTGGAGAAGGAGAAACTGATCCGGTCTAAAAAAGATAAAGTAGATACCCGTAAACGTTTGGTTGAGCTCACAGAAAAGGGTACAGCACTTCTTTCCACTATGGAGCCTGTTTGGGATGTGATTATTAAAGCCACAGCAGAAATTACGAATACTCAAAATAACTTGATGAAGGCTATAAATGAGGTTGAGGCATCGTTAAAGGAAAAAAGCTTTCTGCAGAGGGCCGAGGTTTATATGAAAAAATGA